The following are from one region of the Salmo trutta chromosome 22, fSalTru1.1, whole genome shotgun sequence genome:
- the LOC115157993 gene encoding transmembrane protein 47 — protein MASSGSGIEEVRVSALTPLKLVGLVCVFLALCLDVGAVLSPAWVTADNQYYLSLWESCWKPLTSDTWQCNTTLETDWQIATLVLLLGGAALILFSFLVALVSVWVGSRSHCYRPIAVMLFAAVVLHVCSLILYPVKFIETVSLRIYHEFNWGYGLACGATIFSFGGAILYCLNPKNYDDYY, from the exons ATGGCTTCATCCGGGAGTGGAATTGAGGAAGTGCGCGTGTCGGCGTTGACGCCCCTGAAGTTGGTGGGCTTGGTGTGCGTCTTCCTCGCGCTCTGTCTGGATGTCGGGGCTGTGTTGAGCCCCGCGTGGGTAACGGCGGATAACCAGTACTACCTGTCTCTGTGGGAGTCCTGCTGGAAGCCCCTCACCTCGGACACATGGCAGTGCAACACAACACTCGAGACTG actggcAGATTGCCACGCTGGTCCTGTTGCTGGGTGGTGCAGCCCTCATCCTGTTCTCCTTCCTGGTGGCCCTGGTGTCAGTGTGGGTCGGCTCCAGGAGCCACTGCTACAGACCCATCGCTGTCATGCTGTTCGCTGCAG TGGTGCTCCATGTCTGCAGTTTGATCCTCTACCCTGTTAAGTTTATTGAGACGGTCAGCCTGAGGATATACCACGAGTTCAACTGGGGCTACGGCCTCGCCTGTGGGGCCACCATCTTCTCTTTTGGAGGGGCCATCCTCTACTGCCTCAACCCCAAGAACTATGACGACTACTACTAA